Proteins encoded by one window of Lathyrus oleraceus cultivar Zhongwan6 chromosome 1, CAAS_Psat_ZW6_1.0, whole genome shotgun sequence:
- the LOC127074527 gene encoding uncharacterized protein LOC127074527, whose translation MPTLQTSLPPELANNAIRLYRECLRRAKYIGHRQHNTPLLVEMVRQQFKKNMHETDPDKIQKFKDDAARGLINHILYESEKITGRKFSKSPPKEA comes from the exons ATGCCGACTCTTCAAACTTCACTGCCTCCTGAGCTCGCTAACAATGCCATTAGG CTTTACCGTGAATGTCTACGAAGAGCTAAATATATTGGTCATCGG CAACATAACACACCGCTCCTTGTCGAAATGGTGAGACAACAGTTTAAGAAAAACATGCACGAGACAGATCCCGATAAGATTCAAAAGTTTAAGGATGA TGCTGCAAGGGGACTTATAAATCACATACTGTACGAGTCAGAGAAAATTACTGGTCGTAAATTTAGCAAGAGTCCTCCTAAAGAAGCTTAA